A single window of Channa argus isolate prfri chromosome 12, Channa argus male v1.0, whole genome shotgun sequence DNA harbors:
- the otud4 gene encoding OTU domain-containing protein 4 isoform X1 has protein sequence MDVRENMQSNDERGAEKLMDDYLKSLGLHRKKIAKDGSCLFRAVAEQVLHSQNLHTEVRARCVEYLKKNRDIYEAFVEGDFEHYLYKLQDPQQWVGEVEINALAVIYKRDFLIYQEPGKPPVQITDNNFKDKVQLCFLNGNHYDSVYPSRHIKDAAICQSILYELLYDNVLKMDRNLLSGVCQRSSRPNDLLSDDNMAACLSSDESELDSGEALRVENGTSMNSTRQSYRGRGRGRLSERLRRSLNPTLYRNVEYDVWQKTKKAQQKMDYCIAAEMHYTVGDRCQVRLDGRNYNAIIEVPPNNSMVTVHIEDLGKSRQVPLWSVHPPSDENSWSLVVNKDKKLSNGHGDWEERGKGRAKGKCTPASSSVSQATSQGSTGRVQKQHSWPPQATVEEHGGAKPNRKCLTESLSFGLTEKERLAKEEEKRNVALVEIQLRDERSFPALGAQPTMHGDGGKRKGGEKKRSQRNKMRSPVEDVRAQSPSAGDRPKSSTPPPATTTANTAPTANTTTPTNPTLPAAKPTVASPVNPEPTLAQLSSRKTSTPDKNMAAAVPGSTSCVPLTSAAPSLKTNAQSYASTATVPPSSAAPAPAPAAPAPTAAAAAAAAPGTKRPAPSGPPPHSIPSSASVFSFVTPVLPAASPVLTSSASSPSLSSSSKIPTSSSSSLPSKSSPSPPPSSSVPPPTFIAPIAPSPVAAQGFLPSSSFPRSSPPVASLLHSTSPSSLTTSSSVQTPSCVIHPAAQVHKDPPAQAQTPNSLPQFGGPLTPPPTSQSQSSKIHPQVYVPPNQCPISVPQTSLLQPSLPQNQTQNDDSLPPNISVPQMQAEVQSSLPHTDVSTVPQSQIQPPVVEPQPPFPQVQASVSQLQPQCEVQYPSQSQSEVAQVQSSHPPPEASYPQTHQTTVPVSDSMQPQPSITQPHLHSQVVQAPHPSQVPHPSLSLSASPTHNSLQTQTHNTQNTSEAAPPPTQYPQPQPESLTQPPTQQSHPPHPQVHSAHPPPPPHPSSIPGSVPLQQLSQLYQDVLYPGFPQGQKGDVVPTPAFSSSKTGDDLPQDVNVLRFFFNLGVKAYSMPLFPPYMYLISLQQAYTMHPKVPSRSPSPTPQFPPSNPPSRHQEAYSQYSPTSASVPTPYDHQVTLTEPPRPSEHSFNQPGYPAIQPPPQRMPWQQQQMAPPRNSGYSVPYSSAAPQYPVPMASSQGYHSGQGSAHPSYPTNMPPYHPSSMGYHPTSIPEGFQGSQGTMAQHQSGNGDTVSVHGLGRVPGFKTEQEESVLLVDPPLNNMPIHVTMTTVKPTNSPGSHDIASIATMPVDNNRYSSLRKTFGKVGVPPEPGKLGFVSHVAMPEGLSVGCSTEEDWKETEVSNPPTPNFRGTIRKPYRGRGRGGRDGGRGSQRRRQGGDMRGVYNHALYGPSLGPGTSERGYH, from the exons ATGGACGTCagagaaaacatgcaaagtaaTGATGAGAGGGGAGCGGAGAAATTAATGGATGACTACTTGAAATCGTTGGGCTTGCATCGAAAGAAGATCGCCAAAGACGGGTCGTGTTTGTTTCGAGCTGTCGCCGAACAG GTGCTGCACAGCCAAAATCTTCATACTGAAGTTCGAGCCCGGTGTGTGGAATACCTGAAGAAGAACAGAGATATCTATGAGGCG TTTGTTGAAGGCGACTTTGAGCACTACCTGTACAAGCTTCAGGACCCACAG caATGGGTGGGAGAAGTAGAAATCAATGCGCTTGCTGTCATATACAA gAGGGATTTTCTGATCTACCAGGAGCCTGGAAAACCTCCTGTTCAAATCACAGACAACAACTTCAAGGACAAG GTGCAGTTGTGTTTTCTGAATGGAAATCACTATGACAGCGTTTATCCCAGCAGACACATAAAAGACGCTGCTATCTGTCAGT CCATCCTCTACGAGCTGCTGTATGACAACGTGTTGAAGATGGACCGGAACCTTCTGTCAGGTGTTTGCCAGCGGAGCAGCCGACCCAACGACCTACTGAGTGATGACAACATGGCTGCGTGTTTGAGCAGCGATGAGTCGGAGCTGGACTCGGGCGAAGCTCTCCG GGTAGAAAACGGGACAAGCATGAATTCTACGAGACAAAGTTACAGg ggccGCGGGCGTGGTCGGCTGTCTGAGAGGCTGAGACGTTCACTGAATCCGACTCTATACCGAAATGTAGAGTACGATGTCTGGCAGAAGACCAAGAAAG cccAACAGAAGATGGACTACTGTATTGCTGCTGAGATGCACTATACTGTAGGGGACCGctgccag GTCCGTTTAGACGGACGGAATTACAACGCAATAATCGAGGTTCCTCCTAACAACAGCATGGTGACAGTTCACATAGAAGATCTGGGCAAGAG tagACAGGTCCCTTTGTGGAGTGTGCATCCCCCCAGTGATGAGAACAGCTGGAGCCTTGTAGTCAACAAAGACAAGAAGCTCAGCAACGGACATGGAG ATTGGGAGGAGAGGGGTAAAGGCAGAGCCAAGGGGAAGTGCACCCCAGCTTCCTCCTCTGTTTCCCAGGCAACATCACAAGGCTCCACTGGGCGTGTGCAGAAGCAGCACTCATGGCCCCCACAGGCCACTGTAGAGGAGCACGGAGGGGCAAAACCcaacag GAAGTGTCTGACGGAGTCGTTGTCGTTTGGTCTGACAGAGAAGGAGCGTTTGGccaaagaagaggagaagagaaacgTGGCACTCGTGGAGATCCAGCTCCGAGACGAGCGCAGCTTCCCTGCCCTCGGG GCTCAGCCTACAATGCATGGTGATGGAGGGAAGAGGaagggaggagagaagaaaagatcCCAGAGAAACAAGATG AGAAGCCCAGTTGAAGACGTCAGAGCACAATCTCCCTCTGCTGGCGACAGACCAAAGTCCTCCACCCCACCACCTGCCACTACTACTGCTAATACTGCACCTACTGCAAATACGACTACGCCTACCAACCCCACCCTGCCAGCTGCCAAACCAACTGTTGCCTCGCCTGTAAACCCTGAACCTACTCTTGCTCAGCTGAGCTCCCGGAAGACTTCAACTCCTGACAAAAACATGGCTGCTGCAGTGCCGGGCTCTACTTCATGCGTGCCGCTCACCTCTGCTGCCCCCAGCCTTAAAACAAATGCCCAGTCTTATGCTTCAACTGCTACTGTTCCACCAAGctctgctgctcctgctcctgctcctgctgctcctgctcctactgctgctgctgctgctgccgccgctcCTGGCACAAAACGTCCTGCACCAAGTGGTCCCCCGCCTCACTCTATCCCGTCTTCTGCCTCTGTCTTCTCCTTTGTTACCCCTGTTCTTCCCGCTGCTTCACCCGTCCTCacctcctcagcctcctctcCTTCGCTGTCCTCTTCCTCTAAAATTcccacctcctcttcttcctcacttCCTTCCAAATCAtctccttctccacctccttccTCATCAGTCCCACCTCCCACGTTTATTGCTCCCATAGCTCCTTCTCCCGTGGCTGCACAGggcttccttccttcctcctcatTCCCTCGGTCCTCCCCGCCTGTTGCTTCTCTCCTCCATTCCACAAGTCCTTCATCcctcaccacctcctcctcagtcCAGACTCCTTCCTGTGTTATCCATCCTGCTGCTCAAGTCCATAAGGATCCACCAGCTCAAGCACAAACTCCAA ATTCATTGCCACAGTTTGGAGGACCTCTCACTCCACCTCCGACCTCCCAAAGCCAAAGTTCTAAGATTCATCCGCAGGTGTATGTGCCCCCAAACCAGTGCCCAATCTCTGTGCCACAGACCTCATTACTCCAGCCTTCTTTGCCCCAGAATCAAACCCAAAATGATGATTCTTTACCTCCAAACATCTCCGTGCCCCAGATGCAGGCCGAAGTTCAGTCCTCACTTCCCCACACTGACGTGAGCACTGTGCCACAAAGTCAGATCCAGCCACCTGTGGTCGAGCCTCAGCCTCCCTTCCCACAGGTCCAGGCCTCTGTTTCCCAGCTCCAGCCCCAATGTGAGGTCCAGTACCCCTCACAGTCGCAGTCTGAGGTGGCCCAGGTCCAGTCGTCTCATCCACCTCCGGAAGCTTCCTACCCCCAAACCCACCAGACCACTGTCCCGGTCTCTGACTCTATGCAGCCCCAGCCTTCAATCACCCAGCCTCACCTCCACAGCCAGGTGGTACAGGCTCCTCACCCCTCCCAAGTTCCACATCCTTCCCTCTCGCTCTCTGCCTCCCCTACCCATAACTCTCTCCAAACTCAAACCCATAACACCCAGAATACATCAGAAGCTGCACCCCCACCAACTCAGTACCCCCAGCCTCAGCCAGAATCCCTGACTCAACCTCCCACTCAACAGTCACACCCTCCTCACCCCCAGGTACACTCTgctcaccctcctcctcccccacaTCCTTCATCCATCCCAGGATCTGTTCCTCTGCAGCAGTTGTCCCAGCTCTACCAGGATGTCCTGTACCCTGGATTTCCCCAGGGACAAAAGGGGGACGTGGTCCCGACTCCAGCCTTCTCCTCCAGCAAGACTGGGGATGACCTACCCCAAG atgTCAATGTCTTGAGGTTTTTCTTCAACCTTGGTGTGAAG GCCTACTCTATGCCCTTGTTCCCCCCTTACATGTACCTCATCTCGCTCCAGCAGGCTTACACGATGCACCCCAAAGTCCCCTCCCGCTCTCCCTCCCCTACACCCCAGTTCCCTCCCTCAAATCCTCCCAGCAGGCACCAGGAGGCGTACTCTCAATACTCTCCAACTTCCGCATCAGTGCCAACCCCGTATGACCACCAGGTCACACTCACAGAGCCTCCTCGTCCTAGTGAACACTCTTTCAACCAGCCTGGTTACCCTGCCATCCAGCCTCCACCCCAAAGGATGCCATGGCAACAGCAGCAGATGGCCCCACCCAGGAATTCTGGCTACTCGGTTCCATACTCCTCTGCAGCTCCACAATACCCAGTTCCCATGGCTTCATCTCAGGGGTACCACTCAGGTCAAGGCTCAGCGCACCCATCATATCCCACAAACATGCCACCATACCACCCATCCTCAATGGGATATCACCCAACATCCATCCCTGAAGGCTTCCAGGGGAGCCAGGGAACTATGGCGCAGCATCAGTCCGGCAATGGGGACACAGTGTCTGTCCATGGGCTGGGTCGAGTCCCAG gCTTCAAAACTGAACAGGAAGAGAGCGTGCTGCTAGTGGACCCACCACTCAACAACATGCCTATA catgTCACCATGACAACTGTGAAACCCACTAACAGCCCTGGATCTCATGACATTGCCTCTATAGCAACAATGCCTGTTGACAACAACCGCTACAGCTCCCTTAGAAAAACATTTGGCAAGGTGGGGGTCCCACCAGAGCCTGGCAAGTTGGGTTTTGTATCACATGTTGCCATGCCAGAGGGTCTTTCTGTGGGCTGCAGCACAGAGGAGGACTGGAAGGAAACGGAGGTATCGAACCCCCCGACCCCAAACTTCCGAGGGACGATCAGGAAGCCctacagagggagagggagggggggacGTGATGGAGGGAGGGGgtcacagaggaggaggcaaGGGGGAGATATGCGGGGGGTATACAACCACGCCTTGTATGGCCCCTCCCTGGGACCGGGGACCTCAGAGAGAGGCTACCACTAG
- the anapc10 gene encoding anaphase-promoting complex subunit 10: MATPSKTPPGADPKQLERTGTVREIGSQAVWSLSSCKPGFGVDQLRDDNLETYWQSDGSQPHLVNIQFRRRTTVKMLCIYADYKSDESYTPSKISVRVGNNFHNLQEIRQLEMVEPSGWIHISLMNQRTNEPISTFMIQIAVLANHQNGRDTHMRQIKVYTPVEESSIGKFPRCTTVDFMMYRTIR, encoded by the exons ATGGCCACCCCGAGCAAGACACCCCCTGGAGCTGACCCAAAGCAGCTGGAACGAACTGGTACAGTTCGGGAGATTGGCTCCCAGGCTGTGtggtctctctcctcctgtAAACCCG GTTTCGGAGTTGACCAGCTGAGGGACGACAACCTGGAGACCTACTGGCAGTCAGATGGATCCCAACCTCATTTAGTCAACATACAATTCAG GAGGAGGACAACGGTGAAGATGCTTTGTATTTACGCTGACTATAAATCAGATGAGAGCTACACTCCCAGTAAGATCTCGGTCAGAGTTGGCAACAACTTCCACAACTTACAAGAGATCAGG CAGCTAGAAATGGTGGAGCCCAGTGGTTGGATTCACATCTCTCTGATGAACCAG CGCACAAACGAGCCGATCAGCACATTCATGATCCAAATTGCAGTGCTGGCCAACCACCAGAACGGCAGAGACACGCATATGCGGCAGATCAAAGTTTACACCCCAGTGGAGGAAAGCTCCATCGGCAAGTTCCCACGGTGCACCACAGTAGACTTCATGATGTACCGGACAATCAGGTGA
- the otud4 gene encoding OTU domain-containing protein 4 isoform X2 translates to MDVRENMQSNDERGAEKLMDDYLKSLGLHRKKIAKDGSCLFRAVAEQVLHSQNLHTEVRARCVEYLKKNRDIYEAFVEGDFEHYLYKLQDPQQWVGEVEINALAVIYKRDFLIYQEPGKPPVQITDNNFKDKVQLCFLNGNHYDSVYPSRHIKDAAICQSILYELLYDNVLKMDRNLLSGVCQRSSRPNDLLSDDNMAACLSSDESELDSGEALRVENGTSMNSTRQSYRGRGRGRLSERLRRSLNPTLYRNVEYDVWQKTKKAQQKMDYCIAAEMHYTVGDRCQVRLDGRNYNAIIEVPPNNSMVTVHIEDLGKRQVPLWSVHPPSDENSWSLVVNKDKKLSNGHGDWEERGKGRAKGKCTPASSSVSQATSQGSTGRVQKQHSWPPQATVEEHGGAKPNRKCLTESLSFGLTEKERLAKEEEKRNVALVEIQLRDERSFPALGAQPTMHGDGGKRKGGEKKRSQRNKMRSPVEDVRAQSPSAGDRPKSSTPPPATTTANTAPTANTTTPTNPTLPAAKPTVASPVNPEPTLAQLSSRKTSTPDKNMAAAVPGSTSCVPLTSAAPSLKTNAQSYASTATVPPSSAAPAPAPAAPAPTAAAAAAAAPGTKRPAPSGPPPHSIPSSASVFSFVTPVLPAASPVLTSSASSPSLSSSSKIPTSSSSSLPSKSSPSPPPSSSVPPPTFIAPIAPSPVAAQGFLPSSSFPRSSPPVASLLHSTSPSSLTTSSSVQTPSCVIHPAAQVHKDPPAQAQTPNSLPQFGGPLTPPPTSQSQSSKIHPQVYVPPNQCPISVPQTSLLQPSLPQNQTQNDDSLPPNISVPQMQAEVQSSLPHTDVSTVPQSQIQPPVVEPQPPFPQVQASVSQLQPQCEVQYPSQSQSEVAQVQSSHPPPEASYPQTHQTTVPVSDSMQPQPSITQPHLHSQVVQAPHPSQVPHPSLSLSASPTHNSLQTQTHNTQNTSEAAPPPTQYPQPQPESLTQPPTQQSHPPHPQVHSAHPPPPPHPSSIPGSVPLQQLSQLYQDVLYPGFPQGQKGDVVPTPAFSSSKTGDDLPQDVNVLRFFFNLGVKAYSMPLFPPYMYLISLQQAYTMHPKVPSRSPSPTPQFPPSNPPSRHQEAYSQYSPTSASVPTPYDHQVTLTEPPRPSEHSFNQPGYPAIQPPPQRMPWQQQQMAPPRNSGYSVPYSSAAPQYPVPMASSQGYHSGQGSAHPSYPTNMPPYHPSSMGYHPTSIPEGFQGSQGTMAQHQSGNGDTVSVHGLGRVPGFKTEQEESVLLVDPPLNNMPIHVTMTTVKPTNSPGSHDIASIATMPVDNNRYSSLRKTFGKVGVPPEPGKLGFVSHVAMPEGLSVGCSTEEDWKETEVSNPPTPNFRGTIRKPYRGRGRGGRDGGRGSQRRRQGGDMRGVYNHALYGPSLGPGTSERGYH, encoded by the exons ATGGACGTCagagaaaacatgcaaagtaaTGATGAGAGGGGAGCGGAGAAATTAATGGATGACTACTTGAAATCGTTGGGCTTGCATCGAAAGAAGATCGCCAAAGACGGGTCGTGTTTGTTTCGAGCTGTCGCCGAACAG GTGCTGCACAGCCAAAATCTTCATACTGAAGTTCGAGCCCGGTGTGTGGAATACCTGAAGAAGAACAGAGATATCTATGAGGCG TTTGTTGAAGGCGACTTTGAGCACTACCTGTACAAGCTTCAGGACCCACAG caATGGGTGGGAGAAGTAGAAATCAATGCGCTTGCTGTCATATACAA gAGGGATTTTCTGATCTACCAGGAGCCTGGAAAACCTCCTGTTCAAATCACAGACAACAACTTCAAGGACAAG GTGCAGTTGTGTTTTCTGAATGGAAATCACTATGACAGCGTTTATCCCAGCAGACACATAAAAGACGCTGCTATCTGTCAGT CCATCCTCTACGAGCTGCTGTATGACAACGTGTTGAAGATGGACCGGAACCTTCTGTCAGGTGTTTGCCAGCGGAGCAGCCGACCCAACGACCTACTGAGTGATGACAACATGGCTGCGTGTTTGAGCAGCGATGAGTCGGAGCTGGACTCGGGCGAAGCTCTCCG GGTAGAAAACGGGACAAGCATGAATTCTACGAGACAAAGTTACAGg ggccGCGGGCGTGGTCGGCTGTCTGAGAGGCTGAGACGTTCACTGAATCCGACTCTATACCGAAATGTAGAGTACGATGTCTGGCAGAAGACCAAGAAAG cccAACAGAAGATGGACTACTGTATTGCTGCTGAGATGCACTATACTGTAGGGGACCGctgccag GTCCGTTTAGACGGACGGAATTACAACGCAATAATCGAGGTTCCTCCTAACAACAGCATGGTGACAGTTCACATAGAAGATCTGGGCAAGAG ACAGGTCCCTTTGTGGAGTGTGCATCCCCCCAGTGATGAGAACAGCTGGAGCCTTGTAGTCAACAAAGACAAGAAGCTCAGCAACGGACATGGAG ATTGGGAGGAGAGGGGTAAAGGCAGAGCCAAGGGGAAGTGCACCCCAGCTTCCTCCTCTGTTTCCCAGGCAACATCACAAGGCTCCACTGGGCGTGTGCAGAAGCAGCACTCATGGCCCCCACAGGCCACTGTAGAGGAGCACGGAGGGGCAAAACCcaacag GAAGTGTCTGACGGAGTCGTTGTCGTTTGGTCTGACAGAGAAGGAGCGTTTGGccaaagaagaggagaagagaaacgTGGCACTCGTGGAGATCCAGCTCCGAGACGAGCGCAGCTTCCCTGCCCTCGGG GCTCAGCCTACAATGCATGGTGATGGAGGGAAGAGGaagggaggagagaagaaaagatcCCAGAGAAACAAGATG AGAAGCCCAGTTGAAGACGTCAGAGCACAATCTCCCTCTGCTGGCGACAGACCAAAGTCCTCCACCCCACCACCTGCCACTACTACTGCTAATACTGCACCTACTGCAAATACGACTACGCCTACCAACCCCACCCTGCCAGCTGCCAAACCAACTGTTGCCTCGCCTGTAAACCCTGAACCTACTCTTGCTCAGCTGAGCTCCCGGAAGACTTCAACTCCTGACAAAAACATGGCTGCTGCAGTGCCGGGCTCTACTTCATGCGTGCCGCTCACCTCTGCTGCCCCCAGCCTTAAAACAAATGCCCAGTCTTATGCTTCAACTGCTACTGTTCCACCAAGctctgctgctcctgctcctgctcctgctgctcctgctcctactgctgctgctgctgctgccgccgctcCTGGCACAAAACGTCCTGCACCAAGTGGTCCCCCGCCTCACTCTATCCCGTCTTCTGCCTCTGTCTTCTCCTTTGTTACCCCTGTTCTTCCCGCTGCTTCACCCGTCCTCacctcctcagcctcctctcCTTCGCTGTCCTCTTCCTCTAAAATTcccacctcctcttcttcctcacttCCTTCCAAATCAtctccttctccacctccttccTCATCAGTCCCACCTCCCACGTTTATTGCTCCCATAGCTCCTTCTCCCGTGGCTGCACAGggcttccttccttcctcctcatTCCCTCGGTCCTCCCCGCCTGTTGCTTCTCTCCTCCATTCCACAAGTCCTTCATCcctcaccacctcctcctcagtcCAGACTCCTTCCTGTGTTATCCATCCTGCTGCTCAAGTCCATAAGGATCCACCAGCTCAAGCACAAACTCCAA ATTCATTGCCACAGTTTGGAGGACCTCTCACTCCACCTCCGACCTCCCAAAGCCAAAGTTCTAAGATTCATCCGCAGGTGTATGTGCCCCCAAACCAGTGCCCAATCTCTGTGCCACAGACCTCATTACTCCAGCCTTCTTTGCCCCAGAATCAAACCCAAAATGATGATTCTTTACCTCCAAACATCTCCGTGCCCCAGATGCAGGCCGAAGTTCAGTCCTCACTTCCCCACACTGACGTGAGCACTGTGCCACAAAGTCAGATCCAGCCACCTGTGGTCGAGCCTCAGCCTCCCTTCCCACAGGTCCAGGCCTCTGTTTCCCAGCTCCAGCCCCAATGTGAGGTCCAGTACCCCTCACAGTCGCAGTCTGAGGTGGCCCAGGTCCAGTCGTCTCATCCACCTCCGGAAGCTTCCTACCCCCAAACCCACCAGACCACTGTCCCGGTCTCTGACTCTATGCAGCCCCAGCCTTCAATCACCCAGCCTCACCTCCACAGCCAGGTGGTACAGGCTCCTCACCCCTCCCAAGTTCCACATCCTTCCCTCTCGCTCTCTGCCTCCCCTACCCATAACTCTCTCCAAACTCAAACCCATAACACCCAGAATACATCAGAAGCTGCACCCCCACCAACTCAGTACCCCCAGCCTCAGCCAGAATCCCTGACTCAACCTCCCACTCAACAGTCACACCCTCCTCACCCCCAGGTACACTCTgctcaccctcctcctcccccacaTCCTTCATCCATCCCAGGATCTGTTCCTCTGCAGCAGTTGTCCCAGCTCTACCAGGATGTCCTGTACCCTGGATTTCCCCAGGGACAAAAGGGGGACGTGGTCCCGACTCCAGCCTTCTCCTCCAGCAAGACTGGGGATGACCTACCCCAAG atgTCAATGTCTTGAGGTTTTTCTTCAACCTTGGTGTGAAG GCCTACTCTATGCCCTTGTTCCCCCCTTACATGTACCTCATCTCGCTCCAGCAGGCTTACACGATGCACCCCAAAGTCCCCTCCCGCTCTCCCTCCCCTACACCCCAGTTCCCTCCCTCAAATCCTCCCAGCAGGCACCAGGAGGCGTACTCTCAATACTCTCCAACTTCCGCATCAGTGCCAACCCCGTATGACCACCAGGTCACACTCACAGAGCCTCCTCGTCCTAGTGAACACTCTTTCAACCAGCCTGGTTACCCTGCCATCCAGCCTCCACCCCAAAGGATGCCATGGCAACAGCAGCAGATGGCCCCACCCAGGAATTCTGGCTACTCGGTTCCATACTCCTCTGCAGCTCCACAATACCCAGTTCCCATGGCTTCATCTCAGGGGTACCACTCAGGTCAAGGCTCAGCGCACCCATCATATCCCACAAACATGCCACCATACCACCCATCCTCAATGGGATATCACCCAACATCCATCCCTGAAGGCTTCCAGGGGAGCCAGGGAACTATGGCGCAGCATCAGTCCGGCAATGGGGACACAGTGTCTGTCCATGGGCTGGGTCGAGTCCCAG gCTTCAAAACTGAACAGGAAGAGAGCGTGCTGCTAGTGGACCCACCACTCAACAACATGCCTATA catgTCACCATGACAACTGTGAAACCCACTAACAGCCCTGGATCTCATGACATTGCCTCTATAGCAACAATGCCTGTTGACAACAACCGCTACAGCTCCCTTAGAAAAACATTTGGCAAGGTGGGGGTCCCACCAGAGCCTGGCAAGTTGGGTTTTGTATCACATGTTGCCATGCCAGAGGGTCTTTCTGTGGGCTGCAGCACAGAGGAGGACTGGAAGGAAACGGAGGTATCGAACCCCCCGACCCCAAACTTCCGAGGGACGATCAGGAAGCCctacagagggagagggagggggggacGTGATGGAGGGAGGGGgtcacagaggaggaggcaaGGGGGAGATATGCGGGGGGTATACAACCACGCCTTGTATGGCCCCTCCCTGGGACCGGGGACCTCAGAGAGAGGCTACCACTAG
- the abce1 gene encoding ATP-binding cassette sub-family E member 1, whose product MADKNTRIAIVNHDKCKPKKCRQECKKSCPVVRMGKLCIEVTPQSKIVWISESLCIGCGICIKKCPFGALSIVNLPSNLEKETTHRYCANSFKLHRLPIPRPGEVLGLVGTNGIGKSTALKILAGKQKPNLGKFDNPPDWQEILTYFRGSELQNYFTKILEDDLRAIVKPQYVDQIPKTVKGSVGAILSRKDDTDTQTVVCEQLDLTHLRERNVEDLSGGELQRFACAVVCIQRADIFMFDEPSSYLDVKQRLKAAITIRSLITPDRYIIVVEHDLSVLDYLSDFICCLYGVPSAYGVVTMPFSVREGINIFLDGYVPTENLRFRETSLVFKVAETANEEEVKRLRHYQYPDMAKTMGEFTLEIKGGEFTDSEIMVMLGENGTGKTTFIRMLAGGLKPDGGGDVPILNVSYKPQTISPKFKGSVRALLHEKIRDAYTHPQFITDVMKPMQIESIIDQDVQNLSGGELQRVALTLCLGKPADVYLIDEPSAYLDSEQRLMAARVIKRYILHAKKTAFVVEHDFIMATYLADRVIVFDGIPSRMTAANTPQSLLAGMNRFLSLLEITFRRDPNNFRPRINKLNSIKDTEQKKSGNYFFLDD is encoded by the exons ATGGCAGATAAAAACACCAGGATCGCCATTGTTAACCATGACAAATGCAAACCTAAGAAATGCCGCCAGGAGTGCAAGAAGAGCTGCCCGGTTGTCCGTATGG GTAAACTGTGTATTGAAGTGACTCCACAGAGTAAAATTGTGTGGATCTCGGAGTCCCTGTGTATAGGCTGTGGAATCTGCATCAAG aAATGTCCATTTGGTGCGTTGTCGATTGTCAACCTGCCCAGCAACTTGGAGAAGGAAACCACACACAGATACTGCGCTAACTCCTTCAAACTGCACCG GCTGCCTATCCCCAGGCCTGGTGAGGTGCTGGGGCTGGTGGGGACCAATGGTATCGGCAAATCCACGGCGTTGAAGATCCTGGCGGGGAAACAGAAACCCAACCTGGGGAAGTTCGAT AATCCTCCAGACTGGCAGGAAATTCTGACCTACTTCCGAGGATCTGAGCTCCAGAACTATTTCACCAAAATCCTGGAGGACGACTTGCGAGCCATCGTCAAACCGCAGTACGTCGACCAGATCCCAAAAACAGTCAAG GGTTCAGTAGGGGCCATTCTGAGCAGGAAAGacgacacagacacacagactgtgGTCTGTGAACAGCtag ATCTGACTCACCTGCGAGAGAGGAATGTGGAGGATTTGTCTGGAGGAGAGTTACAGAGGTTCGCGTGCGCCGTTGTCTGCATCCAGAGGGCCGACAT TTTTATGTTTGACGAACCGTCCAGTTACCTGGATGTTAAACAGAGGCTGAAGGCTGCCATCACTATCCGGTCCCTTATTACCCCCGACAG ATACATCATTGTGGTGGAGCACGACCTGAGTGTGTTGGACTATCTATCTGACTTTATCTGCTGCCTGTATGGAGTCCCCAGCGCCTACGGAGTTGTCACCATGCCCTTCAGCGTCAGAGAGG GTATCAACATCTTCCTGGATGGTTACGTTCCTACGGAGAACCTCCGATTCCGTGAGACTTCGTTGGTCTTCAAAGTTGCCGAGACGGCCAACGAGGAGGAAGTGAAGAGGCTCAGGCAttatcag TATCCAGACATGGCGAAGACGATGGGCGAGTTCACGCTGGAGATCAAAGGAGGAGAATTTACGGACTCTGAGATCATGGTGATGCTTGGGGAGAATG gcacAGGGAAGACGACCTTTATCAGGATGTTGGCTGGAGGACTCAAACCTGATGGGGGAG GTGACGTCCCCATCCTTAACGTCAGCTACAAGCCTCAAACCATCAGCCCGAAGTTTAAG GGCAGCGTCAGAGCTCTGCTGCACGAGAAGATCAGAGATGCCTACACTCACCCGCAGTTCATCACCGACGTCATGAAGCCAATGCAGATCGAAAGCATCATAGACCAGGAC GTGCAAAACCTGTCTGGTGGTGAGCTGCAGAGAGTCGCTCTCACATTGTGTTTGGGGAAaccagcagatgtttatctcaTTGACGAACCTTCAGCGTACCTGGACTCTGAGCAGAGACTGATGGCTGCCAGGGTCATCAAGAG GTACATCCTCCACGCGAAGAAGACGGCGTTCGTGGTGGAGCACGACTTCATCATGGCAACCTACCTGGCTGACAGAGTGATTGTGTTTGATGGTATTCCCTCCAGGATGACTGCCGCTAACAC GCCTCAGAGTCTGTTAGCGGGGATGAACAGGTTCCTGTCGCTGCTGGAAATCACGTTCAGAAGGGACCCGAACAACTTCAGACCACGTATCAACAAGCTTAACTCCATCAAg GACACCGAACAGAAGAAGAGTGGAAACTATTTCTTCCTTGATGACTAA